In a genomic window of Sulfitobacter sp. THAF37:
- a CDS encoding ABC transporter permease, with protein MTTAQTDDGPKDNLLKRLFIRLGVLPFFLCIAVVVFAILSDRFLTLQNLVNVGRQSVYLILVSLGQMLVLISGGFDLSVGTVIALSSVISATVMVAMAPIFPDAIWLAIAIGAFAGFGAALIVGGINGIGVAVFDVSPFIMTLGVSSVGAGLALFLTGGIPVSGLPFEFGNVFGFGRLWGIPVPVVVALLCIAVMWVFMARTRLGAQVYAVGGNIKAAHLSAINTKRTLMMAYILCSLIAALTGLLLTARVESGEANLGGTIALESIAACVIAGVSLRGGLGRVENVVLGGFFIILVQNGMNLAQVSSYMQMVLLGALLILAVIFDQLRFRMIMSGR; from the coding sequence ATGACAACCGCTCAGACCGACGACGGACCCAAGGACAACCTTCTCAAGCGGCTGTTCATCCGGCTTGGGGTTCTGCCTTTTTTCCTGTGCATCGCGGTTGTGGTATTCGCGATCCTGTCGGACCGTTTTCTGACCCTTCAGAACCTAGTCAATGTCGGGCGGCAGTCCGTCTATCTGATCCTCGTGTCCCTCGGGCAGATGCTGGTGCTGATTTCCGGGGGTTTCGACCTGTCGGTCGGGACGGTCATCGCGCTCAGCTCGGTCATCTCGGCCACGGTCATGGTGGCGATGGCGCCGATTTTCCCGGATGCGATCTGGCTGGCGATTGCCATCGGCGCATTTGCGGGCTTTGGGGCGGCCCTGATCGTGGGTGGCATCAACGGTATCGGGGTTGCGGTGTTCGACGTGTCGCCGTTCATCATGACGCTGGGCGTCTCTTCGGTGGGGGCCGGGCTTGCCCTGTTCCTGACAGGGGGCATTCCAGTGTCCGGTCTGCCGTTCGAGTTCGGCAACGTCTTTGGGTTTGGTCGGCTTTGGGGGATACCCGTGCCGGTGGTTGTCGCCCTCCTATGCATCGCCGTGATGTGGGTTTTCATGGCCCGTACCCGGCTGGGCGCGCAGGTCTATGCCGTTGGTGGCAATATCAAGGCCGCACATCTTTCGGCGATCAACACCAAGCGCACGCTGATGATGGCCTATATCCTATGCTCTCTGATTGCGGCGCTGACGGGTCTTTTGCTGACCGCCCGCGTCGAATCCGGCGAAGCCAATCTGGGCGGCACAATCGCGCTTGAATCCATCGCGGCCTGCGTCATCGCCGGCGTGTCGCTAAGAGGAGGGCTGGGGCGCGTTGAAAACGTTGTCCTGGGCGGTTTTTTCATCATCCTGGTCCAGAACGGCATGAACCTCGCGCAGGTCAGTTCCTACATGCAGATGGTGTTGCTTGGTGCGCTGCTGATCCTTGCGGTGATCTTTGACCAGCTTCGTTTCCGCATGATCATGAGCGGAAGATGA
- a CDS encoding cytochrome c family protein, with protein sequence MRLLKSLLTTAILTMPLSALAEGDAEKGEKVFRKCRACHEVGPEAKDKSGPALNGIVGAAAGASPDFGYSKAMKEAAETGLIWDEASLAAFLTKPREFLKGTKMSFPGLRKEADAANVIAYLAQFEAVSEN encoded by the coding sequence ATGCGCTTACTCAAAAGTCTTCTGACCACCGCCATCCTGACCATGCCCCTGTCAGCCCTTGCAGAGGGCGACGCCGAAAAAGGCGAAAAGGTCTTTCGAAAATGCCGAGCCTGCCATGAGGTCGGGCCGGAGGCCAAGGACAAATCCGGCCCAGCCCTGAACGGTATTGTCGGTGCCGCAGCGGGCGCATCCCCGGACTTCGGTTATTCCAAAGCGATGAAGGAAGCTGCCGAAACAGGGCTCATCTGGGACGAAGCCTCGCTCGCTGCATTCCTCACCAAACCCCGCGAATTCCTCAAGGGTACCAAGATGTCCTTTCCCGGCCTGCGCAAGGAAGCGGATGCGGCGAATGTGATCGCCTATCTGGCCCAATTCGAAGCCGTGTCGGAAAATTGA
- a CDS encoding CoxG family protein, with translation MNLSDTKTINADRETVFAALLNPEVLKACVPGCQEMSGSPEDGFEATVVQKVGPVKATFKGAVQLSDMNRPESLTITGEGKGGAAGFAKGGANVRLEADGDQTILHYEVEAKVGGKLAQLGSRIIDGFAKKMADQFFSNFQEAVGGPDEAALAGAEAEAEPAKPKGWFQRLKG, from the coding sequence ATGAACCTGAGTGATACCAAAACCATCAATGCTGACCGCGAGACCGTTTTCGCGGCTCTGCTGAACCCGGAAGTGCTCAAAGCCTGTGTGCCGGGTTGTCAGGAAATGTCCGGCTCGCCCGAGGACGGGTTCGAGGCAACGGTGGTGCAAAAGGTCGGCCCGGTAAAGGCGACCTTCAAGGGCGCAGTGCAGCTCTCCGATATGAACCGTCCCGAAAGTCTGACCATCACCGGCGAAGGCAAGGGCGGTGCCGCCGGATTTGCCAAGGGCGGCGCGAACGTCCGTCTGGAAGCGGACGGCGACCAGACGATCCTGCACTACGAAGTCGAGGCCAAGGTCGGCGGCAAGCTCGCACAACTTGGCAGCCGGATCATCGACGGGTTTGCCAAGAAAATGGCCGATCAGTTCTTTTCCAATTTTCAGGAAGCCGTCGGCGGGCCAGACGAAGCCGCGCTTGCCGGTGCGGAAGCGGAGGCTGAACCGGCAAAGCCGAAAGGCTGGTTCCAGAGACTGAAAGGCTGA
- the pqqA gene encoding pyrroloquinoline quinone precursor peptide PqqA, giving the protein MAWNKPKAREIKCGMEINMYGPGEDDDRDAGRELI; this is encoded by the coding sequence ATGGCGTGGAACAAACCTAAGGCGCGCGAAATCAAGTGCGGCATGGAGATCAACATGTACGGTCCCGGTGAGGACGATGATCGTGACGCCGGTCGTGAACTGATCTGA